TGAACAACAGTTAATGATCCAGTTCGTAAAGGAAAATGGAAAGTGGAAGATGAATGACTATAAACCGGCACAAATTCCCTGGCTCTCGTGGTGATCCTGATATGACGGATTGCTGGCAGTTAAAAAGAGACTGAAGAGGGCGCTAATGGAAAGGGAAGAGGAGGGGCATTATGGCTTTTTGTACAAAGTGCGGAGCCGAACACCAGGCTAAATTTTGCCCGAAATGCGGGCAACCTGTAAGTGGAAAACAGGATCAAGAGCCAAAGCAAAGTGAAAAGACGACTAAACATAAAGAGAAAACTGCAAAACCAAAGGGAAACCCGTTGAAAAAATGGCTGGTGGCAATGCTTCTTATTCTCATTGCCGGAGGCGTTGGCGGCTATGTTTATGCAGGAAAGTATTTCTCTTATGAGCGGGCGGTGGACCAGCTCGTTTCGGCAATCGAAGAAGAAAACGCCGATCAAATCCGTTCGATGGCAGAAAGCGGCGTGGCAGAGAGCATAACAGAGGAAGGTATGGCGTATTTTATGGCGATCATGCATGAGCAAGAACGGCTTGATGCGTTTCGCGTGGACATGCTTGCCAATCTATCCGGAGAACAGGCAGATGTGTCGGATTATCCGGCAGTTCTTGAGCAGTCTGGCAGCGTTTGGGGTATCTTCGATGATTATGCGCTTAAGTTTGAAAGTTATACGATCGAAATCAGGCATGTTGTTCCTGACAATGGAGTGACGGTCCACTATAACGGTGATGAAGTAGGTGTTTTCGAAGACGGAAACAATCGCTTGACCATTGAACGGATTTTCCCGGCAGGGGATTTCATAACAATCGACTATGCAGGTGGTTACGGAGAAGCAGAGGAGCAGATCGCGGTTGAGGAATTGGGAGATCTGTTCACGGACCGGTTATTGAGTTATACGTGGGATTTTGAAGGTTCCTACATTGATATTTCTGCAAATCGGAGTGACAGTTATTTAATGGTGAATGGCGAGGAGACCGGAGATGCCATTGGTAGTGGCATGACACTCGGTCCCATCAACTTCAATGAAATCGAATTTATACAGGCATATACAGAAGGGCAGTTCGACCGTCTTATCTCAGAGGAAAAAGCGGTGAACCCTGATGATAGCCGATATGAACTGGTTTTTGACGAAGAGACGGTAGAAAAAATCGAAGCTGAAGATCTTTTTTCGAGCATTAATCAGCATGTTACAGACTGGGTTGATGCCTATAGAGACCAGGATCCAGGGAAGTTTTCAATGCTTACGAATGATTTTGCGGAAACTTATTTGACAAGAACGAGAGGGAACTTCGATGAACAGCGCAGCCAAGGCTGGCGTTACCAGGGGTATGCGGACAGAGTCGACTATGATATTGCATCGGTTCGAATTCTCAATGATCAGGCTGATCATCTTGAGGTTTCTATCGATGTTCGTCTGAACTTTCAATCGAGTTTCTACGCTGTTGGAACCGATCCGTCGAATACACCGTTGACGAGATCAACGAGTGAATGGACGTATTATCTCCTTTATGACACAGACAGGGATCTTTGGCTTCTTGACGGTCAGGAAGAACTGGATAATTGGCGACCGGAAGATGAATACCGGTACGAGCTGTAAGATGCCCTTAGTGCTTCTATATATGGTTCTGGATCGGTTACACTTAGTTGGACAGATTCGTTAAGGTCCCGTACACTTGGTTCAAATACAAACCAAGGAGAGCTGTTTTATGACAACTCGCAAACGGAGAAGTTTCACAAAGGAATTCAAAGAACAGATCGTGCAACTGCATCAAGCTGGCAAGCCCCGATCCGAACTCATCAAAGAATACGAGCTGACGCCTTCTGCCTTTGATAAATGGGTTAGGCAATACCAGGGTAGTGGATCTTTCAAGGAAAAGGATAACCGTACGTCTGTTGAAGAAGAGCTGTTACAGCTCAAGAAAGAAAATAAACAGCTGACCATGGAAAATGATATTTTAAAGCAAGCCGCGCTGATCATAGGACGAAAGTAAATGTAATCAAGGCTAATCGTTACAAATACTCGGTATCAGCAATGTGCGACGTCCTACAAATTGCAAGAAGCTCATTCTATTACGAATCCAAACGGCAAAATGAATCAGAGCAAGAAGAACTGACAGAATTGATCGTAAGCATTTTCATGAAGAGTCGTAAGATCTATGGTCAACGGAAGATCAAAGCTGAATTGAAAAGAGCTGGATGGACGGTGTCGAGACGCCGTATCAAGCGGATCATGGCTGAACAGGGTTTGGTATCAAAGTATACCGTAGCTCAATTTAAACCTTCAAAATCTAGCTGCAATGAATCCGAAACAGGCAACACACTGGACCGGAAGTTTGATCAGGACGACGAATTAAGCGTTGTTGTCAGCGATTTAACGTATGTCCGCGTGAACAAAGCATGGCATTATATTTGTGTATTAGTCGATTTATATAATCGTGAGATTATTGGGTTCAGCGCCGGGCCTCATAAAACCGCTGAATTAGTTCAAACTGCCTTTGCATCCGTCCCCTACAATCTAAATCGGATCGAGATCTTTCATACAGACAGAGGCACTGAGTTTAAAAATCACCTGATCGACCAGGCACTCGATACCTTCGGTATTACCAGATCATTGAGTGACAAAGGAACGCCCTATGACAATGCCGTAGCTGAAGCCACATTCAAGACCATCAAGATCGAATTCGTTCGTGGTGCGGTTTTTTCTAGCCAACAAGAACTTGATCTTGAACTTTTTGATTATGTGAACTGGTTCAACAATATTCGAATTCACGGATCATTGGATTATTTATCACCAGCTGAATACAAGTCAACGGGACCTTAATTTTTTTGTCCGATTTAGTGTTGACATACCATTCTTTAAATCCATAGGTATCGAAAAACAATTTTAAGCGCAGACTATTATAAATAAACTGATGCACGAAGAAGTTTAAAAGAGTGAAAATACGACTACAGTGAATGGGAGTGAATGAACATGAGTCAGGGCAGTGCCGTTCAAACAGAAAGAGAATTAGGGATTGAGATCCGAAAAAAAACACATGAACGTACGGAGAAAATGATCCAGCTTGGCGAGGCGACCTATAAAGAAATCCGTTCGGGAAGCAGCGAGGATGAACAGATTAACAATTTGCATGAACAGTTGTTTAAGATCGATATGTCAATCGTTGAGATGAAGCAGAAGATTGCCGCCATTCGTGCTCAATCCGAAAAACAGATATGCGAATGCGGGAATGAAATTGCCGAGGGCGATATGTTTTGCGGTGAGTGTGGCAGTAAGGTTGTGAAAGAAGAGCCTCTTGATGAAGAAAACAGTAAAGTGTGTAAGACATGCCAGCATCAGGTTCCTGTAACAGCATCGTTTTGCCCTGCATGCGGACACCTCGCAGACTGATCTCTGTAACAGAAAAATCCAAAGGAGTTGATTTGAATTGTTTTGTCCGTCTTGCGGGTCCGAACAATCTTCGGACTATTTATATTGTAAACATGATGGGGTATTGCTCCAAAAGCCGAACTACGATTTTTCACTGGATCCTGTCCAGCCTGTTCACTGTAAAGGCTGCGGCAGTAAGGTGAGCAGTGATGCGAACTATTGCTGCCAGTGTGGAGGATTAGCGACGAAACTGAACATGGATGAGAACTCGTCAAAGTTCAAAAATTTTCAGGTATCCTCAATTATCGAGAAAGGAAAGTCGTTTAAACCTGCTCAGACAGCGGACTTGTCAAAAGAGAGTTTATCAGGGTATGCCATTGATGGTCTGAAAATCGCTCTTATCCCATTTATTATAATGTGGAGTGTCGCATATTATCTCTATCGAATGGTGATGGATTTTCCATTTGTTGAAGAGGCCAGCTTCATGGCAGAGGCTGCCGGTATTCAATTATTCAGAGTGACGGACATGTTTATGTTTGTGAACTCAGCCGGCATTCAATTCGATGTGAGCGCAAGTTCGGGCGGATTTAATGCGGGTATGGTCCAAGAGAGTATTCATATGAATTTTGGATATCTTGTTTTTCTGCTGATTGTTCTGATATCATCGTTTGTCGGAGCCTGGCTTATCAGCAAGTTCGATCCTTCGTTTAAAAGTCGTTCTTTCCATTACCCTGCACTATTCGCGGGTGTTATTTATATGATCTTGCTGACAGGTGTTTCTTTCGTTGCAGGAAGAACAGTCAGAGTTCCAGGTGAGGGTGCTATTTCTGTCAATTTTTCTGTATTTTCCACCAGTGTACTGACGGCGATTTTACTTATTATGACTGTGTATATTGCTCTGATGGTCGGACAATTTGGGAAAGGTGCTTTTTCTGAATCAGATCGATTGATTCCTCACAGTTCGAAAGTGATGATCGGATTCACTGCAGCTTTGGTTTCTTTCGCAGGAATTGTGGTTATTTTCACCGTATCGGCTCTGAATAATTCGTTAATCA
This genomic window from [Bacillus] selenitireducens MLS10 contains:
- a CDS encoding zinc ribbon domain-containing protein translates to MSQGSAVQTERELGIEIRKKTHERTEKMIQLGEATYKEIRSGSSEDEQINNLHEQLFKIDMSIVEMKQKIAAIRAQSEKQICECGNEIAEGDMFCGECGSKVVKEEPLDEENSKVCKTCQHQVPVTASFCPACGHLAD
- a CDS encoding TcaA 3rd/4th domain-containing protein, whose product is MAFCTKCGAEHQAKFCPKCGQPVSGKQDQEPKQSEKTTKHKEKTAKPKGNPLKKWLVAMLLILIAGGVGGYVYAGKYFSYERAVDQLVSAIEEENADQIRSMAESGVAESITEEGMAYFMAIMHEQERLDAFRVDMLANLSGEQADVSDYPAVLEQSGSVWGIFDDYALKFESYTIEIRHVVPDNGVTVHYNGDEVGVFEDGNNRLTIERIFPAGDFITIDYAGGYGEAEEQIAVEELGDLFTDRLLSYTWDFEGSYIDISANRSDSYLMVNGEETGDAIGSGMTLGPINFNEIEFIQAYTEGQFDRLISEEKAVNPDDSRYELVFDEETVEKIEAEDLFSSINQHVTDWVDAYRDQDPGKFSMLTNDFAETYLTRTRGNFDEQRSQGWRYQGYADRVDYDIASVRILNDQADHLEVSIDVRLNFQSSFYAVGTDPSNTPLTRSTSEWTYYLLYDTDRDLWLLDGQEELDNWRPEDEYRYEL
- a CDS encoding IS3 family transposase (programmed frameshift), producing the protein MTTRKRRSFTKEFKEQIVQLHQAGKPRSELIKEYELTPSAFDKWVRQYQGSGSFKEKDNRTSVEEELLQLKKENKQLTMENDIFKASRADHRTKVNVIKANRYKYSVSAMCDVLQIARSSFYYESKRQNESEQEELTELIVSIFMKSRKIYGQRKIKAELKRAGWTVSRRRIKRIMAEQGLVSKYTVAQFKPSKSSCNESETGNTLDRKFDQDDELSVVVSDLTYVRVNKAWHYICVLVDLYNREIIGFSAGPHKTAELVQTAFASVPYNLNRIEIFHTDRGTEFKNHLIDQALDTFGITRSLSDKGTPYDNAVAEATFKTIKIEFVRGAVFSSQQELDLELFDYVNWFNNIRIHGSLDYLSPAEYKSTGP